The DNA sequence CCCGTTCCAGCAAGATAGTGGATGCGTAATAACAGTCCGGGCTGGTTCCTGTTGCAGCTATGCCCATGGGCGCCATGGTCACAACTCTCCAGCCGGTCGCAAGCAAGGAGTTTAATTTATCAAGATTGCTCTTATTCCCGTAGCCGTGTTCTAAAATAAAAACCATCTGCGCTTTATTCATAACCAGCTATCTCTCCTTCCACTCAAAATTCCAATAGCACTTCCAGCTCTTTTACTCTTCTTTTTCTAAAGAATATACCGCCGAAAAGTAAATGTACAAAATCGCCAACGTCGGCACAATAACCAGCATGCCAAAGACGCCGCTAATATGCCCCGCGAATAACACGCCAATCATAATAAACGCCGGATGCAGTTTTGTCGCCTTACCGACCAACGTCGGATAAATCAGGTTGTGATTCAATTTAAACATAATAACGTAAAATATCAGCAGCTTCGTGGCCATCAGCGGATCTTGTATCAAAACCGTCGTAATCGCCAACAGCGAAGCGACGATCGGCCCTACGACCGGAATCCACTCGCCCACGGCCGATAAGAAAGCAAACAGCACAATATGATTAACTCCCAACAGCCACCCCACCGCCAGCACCGACAGCCCTGAAATAAGAGATACCGCCATTTGTCCTTGAATATACTTGCCCAGCATAAATGTCGCTTGATCGCAAAATTGCTGGATAACATTACCCGCCTTAGGAAACAATTTTTTCACTCCATTGCGCCCCTTGCTGGCATCCTTCAAGAAATAGAACGTAATAATCGGGATCCCAATCATTTCCGCCAAATTGGAGCTGGTCTGCAAAATGGGTCCGATGGAAGCCTTGGCAAAGGAAACAGACCAAGCCGTTGCGGCCTGTAAAACCTGATTGGCCTGCTCCTGAACAAATTCAGCCGACCCAAGCCAAGGATGCTGCGCTGCCAACACCGTGGCAAAAGAGGCCATATTTTCGGCTATATTGGGCATATCTTTTACAAAATTGGTCAACGCCGGCAAAATACTCCCCGTAATAAAGGCCAAAATCAAAACAAATAAAAGAAAGAATCCCCCTAACGCCAAGGCGATCGCCAATGATTCCGGCAGCTTCTTGCGCAAAAACTGTACCAGCGGCTTCAACAGCACCGCCAGCAATGTAGCAACAAACAAAACAATAAACAGAGGCCGGGCCAATAACGAGATCGTTAAAATCAAAACAAGCAACAATACCCCAAATACAAGAAATTCTTTGGTTTTATTTAAAGAAAACATTTCCTCTCTCCTTCTGCCACGTTCCAAGTTCTACATAGTTATTTGTTCTAAATCAGTCTTTTTCCTGTCTCCTATGGATATTTTTTTGCGAGCTTCACTGCGGCGACTTTTTTGTTCTGTAAATTACACACCAAATGCCAATAAGGGCCTTGAGCTAAAGCCCAAGACCCTTATTGGCTGGCACAAACACGATGTTCTCCTCTATGAGATTTCCAAAACCCCAATTACCCTAAATTTTCAGTTTTTCTTCTTAGCGCCATGTGGGCAAACCGCCACACAGACGCCGCAAACCAGTCCGTCAAATTGCGGATAGTTTTTAATTTTCCAGGCATCGCATTTTTTTACATCGACCAAGCTTTCTCGCAAAACTCCTATAGACCAGGCATTACCCACAATGGCCTGGGCCGGACAAGCTTCTACGCATCGCCGGCAACTGCCGCAAAAATTAGTTTTGGAAAAATCCTGCACAGGCAAGGGCAAGTCGGTAACCACCGTGGAAATACGAACTCTAGGGCCGAACCTTCTAGTAATCAAAAGCGAGCTCCTTCCTAGCCAGCCCAGACCGCTTTTGACGGCAGCCGTTTTATGAGGAAAATCGCCAGCCACATTCACAAAATCCGTTCGTTCGGAAGAAGCAAATGCATGGGCACGATATCCCGTTTGCTCGATTGCCTGTTGAATTTGAAAAGTCAACGCATCTAGCCTCTCATTAACGCTACGATAGGCGTCATAATATACCTGGCCAGGTCCGTCCACAACTGGATCCATAATCGCATCGGAAAGGGGTATGCCGATGGAAACTGCGAAAGGCAGCTCCTGCAAATCCTTGGGCAAGTCCTCTCCGACGTCAGCAAATCTATATAGCAAATCCGGTATTCCTTCCAGCATCGCTATAACGCTTCGTTGTTTTTCCAGCTCTCCTTGCATGAAACCAGCCCCCCTTATTGCTTTATTTCTAAATTATAACCGGAAGGCCTTTCGCTTTTGAAATTCAAATTCCCCATAAGATCATAGAAATCTTTTATATCAAGACTATGGTTCCTGAAGCAATTGAAGCAGGGAGTTTACGAAAGAAGAAAGACGCTTATCCTGCCGAGTAATCGCCCAAAGAGTAATTTGAACCTCCGCCGCCTGCTTCAAAACAACTATTTCTCTTTCATCTTTGACAATAACGCGCGGCAATAAAGCGATTCCTAATCCCTCTGCCATGGCGCTCGTTACAGCGTCAAAATCGCTGTATTCAAACGCATAGGACAAGCCATGCTTTTGCAGCAAGCCGTCACAGAGCTTGCGAAACGTACAGCCCGGCCGAAAATTGATAATCGGATACTCCGTAAGCTTAGAACGCTCTCCTTGGGCTAAAATACTTTTATGACCGCACCAAACAAGCTCATCCGAACGAAGAGTTACAGTCTCAAGATTCTTTTCCTCAATATAGTCATGCACAAGGCCGATGTCGTATTGATTGCTCTTTAAGCCGTGCAACACCGCTTTAGAATTGGCGCAAATTACAACGCTTACGGTTCCCGCTGCCTTGGCTGCTTGCAACTTCAATAAAGCGGGCGATAGGATGTGGTTAATATAATTAGTGGATAAGGCAATGCGAGTAGGCGCCCCTGCGGCGATGCTACCAAGATAATGGAAGGTTTCACGATAAAGCGCCAGCATCTTTTCCGCCGGTTCTACTAAATAACTGCCCGCTTCGGTTATATAAAGTTTTTTCCCAATTCGTTCAAATAAGGGTACGCCAAAATGATCTTCCAGCGTCCGAATTTGCGCCGATACGGCGGGCTGTGTAAAATTGAGCTGCTCCGCTGCTTGCGTAATATTCCCCAGCCGAGCGACCAAGCAAAACGTTTTTAATAATTGAATATCCATATGCACCTCAAGGACGCTAAATTAAATACTCACTAGAACTTGCTTTGTCCTACTCTCTACACAATAACACGAACATACTCTGGAAGCAAAAGCTCTCTTTGCTAGGAAAGCCCCCCTTTGAGCGCTCCTTGGTTAAATGCAAAACATATATTTTCAGATATACAAAAAGAGCCTTGAGCCAAAGCCCAAGACCCTTATAATTACTGGTGCTCCCGAGACGATTCGAACGTCCGACCAACGGTTTAGGAAACCGCTGCTCTATCCCCTGAGCTACGGAAGCCAACACTACGTTACGTATTGTATCATTACGCAATTGCTAGTGTCAAATAAACGACGTCTTAGTGGCCGCCACAACCGCAGCTGCCGCCATGCGAGCCATGTCCGCCGCAAGCGTGGCGAGCGCCCTCTTGAAGCTTGAATTTTTCCATGCCGCCGCATTGCGGGCAAGCTAGCTCATACCCGTGTTTACCGCCCTCCGTGCATGGCGGTTCTTCCCAAACATGACCACAAGCTTTGCATTCGAATTGTCGATTTTTCATTTGATATGCTCCTCCTTCTACATGAACATGTTTTCCTCCAGCCAGCGCTTCTGCAACCTTTCGGCGCGCCTGGGCTAAGAGGCGTTGAAACGTTGGCCTAGAGAGCCCCATTTGGCTGGCGCAGGCTTCTTGATCTAACCCAACGGCGTCTTTCAGGCGGATGGCTTCTAGTTCATCCACCCCTAGTACCACCGTTTCCTCTCCGCCTTCCGCTCGGAAGCGTCGACAAAGAGGCTCTTCTTCTACCAAACCGCAACATCGTTGACGCGCCATAGGCCCTCCTTTTGAGCATATGCTCATTTGATTTCTATTATATTCGCTTTTGCACGCTTTGACAATAAAAAAATGGATAAGCAAATAGTTTGTGTTACTTTTGCTTACCCGCTTTAGGTTCGAAGAAATGTTTTCATCCGATAACTATACATTTCCAAGTTAAACGAAACGACTTTTCAAAACTTCATCACTTCGGCAACATTCACATGTGCCGAAATACAGTTATCGCGATAAATACAGCCATACCAATGCCAAATACCATCACAAAGCGAATTGTCTTTTCTTTCGCCGTTTGCGGTACGTTTTTATCTTTACTCACAGATCTCACCTTCTTTCTGATTATACAATTGCACTTTCATTGTTACACTGGGTCGCTTTATGCATCCCAATTCATTGTTTTGCCTTTTTGTAGTTTTTCCACTCGTCTCTAACCAGCAGAGAACCGAAGAGAAAAAATACGACGCCCATTCCGATCATTGCTTCAGAAACTCCGTTTTCCCCCAAATACTGATAGGCCCAACCGGTTTTTTCAATATCCGTCGGTTTCTGCCCATATACAAAAATGCCGTTTACAGCTGACCCCAATGAAACCATCATTAATAAAATCGCCCTCATCATAACATGTTCCTCTTCCCCGTGAGCTTCATTCCATTACTATATCACCACTATTAATTATAATTAAATAGAAAGAATGTCACCATTAAGTAAAAAAAAGGTCACTATCCCAAAAGTTGCAGGCTATGAACATAAAATGGGCTGACGGTAGACGCGCCAAACCAAGAGACTGTGTTAAAACAATTGTTTCAACACAGTCTCTTGCTTCATTCCTTTAAACCGACGAGCTGCTTTCCGCTGTTCTACGCACCGCCGTCCCTGCATGGGGTTGAATTAGGCGAACCAAGCGGGTTGCAAACCAGTAATCCAAACCCCAGTTAAAAAATACCGCCAGCCGATTGCGGGTTCCTTCCAGGCGCAACAAGTGAACCAACAGCCAAAACACCCAGGTCAAAAAGCCTTTGCTTTGCAGCGGTCCGATTTTCGCGACGGCAAAATGACGGCCAACTGTCGCCATAGCGCCTTTATCTTGATACGAAAAAGTCTGCAAGGGTTCCCCGCGAAGCAAGCGCATAATATTCTCGACAGCCAAGTTAGCCTGCTGCACGGCTACTGGCGCAACCATGGGCAGCAATACGCCCTCTTGTTGCAATCCGGCGGCATCGCCTATGCAAAAGACACCTTCTGCTCCCGGAACCTGCAAGGTCGGCGTTATCAGCACTCTATTCTGACGTCCTCGTTCCACCTGCAGCTGTTCCACTAGGGAAGAAGCTTTAACTCCAGAGGCCCAAATCATGGTATGCGCTGCCATCGCGCTGCCGTCGCGAAAAGTCAGGCAAGCGCCGTCATACCCGGCAACAGCCGTTTGCAAACGCACTTCTACGCCTTTGCGACTCAATGCTTGCCGCGCCGCTTCCGATAAGGCTTCCGGCACCATAGGCAGCAGCCGTTCTCCCGCTTCCACTAAGACCACTTTAATTTCGTCACGCAATAATGCCGGATAATCAGGCAACAGCGTCCGTTCGATCAATTCCGTCAAGGCGCCGGCGCACTCTACGCCGGTAGCGCCGCCGCCGCTGACGGCAAACGTCAGCAACGCCTTGCGACGCTGCACATGCGCTTCTTGTAACGCTTCTTCAAACTTCAACAAAATATGATTACGAATCGCAATCGCCTCGTCAATGTCTTTTAAGCCAAAGGCATGGGCTTGCACATCTTCCATGCCGAAGAAATTAGTTTCTCCGCCTACCGCTAAAATCAAGTAGTCATAGGTGACTTCGCCGCTGTTGGTTTTCACCGTCTTTTGGACAAAATCCACACCGGTAACCTCCGCCATGCGAAACTCCAAATTCTCCTGTTTTCGCAAAAGCGAGCGAGTGGAGCTTGCAATATCAGCCGGCGCCAATGAGGCGGTGGCTACTTGATACAGTAAGGGCTGAAACAGATGATAATGACGCCGATCAATCAACACCACGTCGACATCCTTATCCGCCAATTGACGAACCGCTTGTAATCCCCCAAAACCTCCTCCGACAACAACAACTTTAGGTCTTTGCTGCAATGCTTGCATAATTCCACCTCATCTTCTAGTTTATAACTAAAATAAATCCTTACCAAAATTCCAAAGGCTTTTTCATCTTTTTAGTGATTTTTTTCACTTTCTTGTGTAAAAAAATATATTTGTATACACAATACAGTACCCTTGTTTGTGATTATTTTACCATAGTCGTTTTTTACTGTAAATATATGCAGTGCTTTAATTAATATCTTTTATTCTTTAATAAATATCTCTTTTAAGCAGCCAACACTTTACTTTTTAATTACTATTTTTTGCATTATTCTGTTAACATTAGGGAGAATGTGTACATTTTTATCTTGACTTCATTTTTCCGTTATTGACTCTCTTTTTCTGCTTGTTATTTCCTCTGTATTGATATACAATTTGCTTCTGTCTGCATACAAGCGTATTCCTAAAATATAAGTCAAGCGCAAATCCATAAATTAGGACTATTTCGTCCCGAAAAACCCATTTAAGCAGGACTTCTTATTATTTCAGGCCAGGACGCCAATGCACAATATATAGTGCTAAACATTATTGACCAACACTATATATTCATGTAAAATTAAAATCGGCTTTAAAGAAACCATCTAATTTCACATCTACATAAGGAGGTGACTGGCGCAGCATTCTATGCTGCCGCCTTGCCCATGCTGACTACCATTGTTAAACGTGACGGACGCCAAGTTCCCTTTAATTTAGAAAAGATCGCCAACGCTATTGCTAAGTCTCTGCAGACTGCAGGCATTAACGACAACACAAAAGCTTTGCAACTGGCTACAGAAGTGGTCCATCAAGCTACCTTGATTTATACCAACCAAAACACGCCGCCCAGTGTAGAAGATATTCAAGATATTGTAGAAAAGGTACTAATCAACGCGGATCTAGCTCAAGCCGCAAAAGCTTATATTTTGTATCGCGCCGAGCGTACGAGAATGCGGGAAATGAACACCCGCTTGATGAAAACCTACGAGGAAATTACCCACAGCGCTTCTAAAGAAAGTAATTTAAAACGCGACAATGCCAATATTGACGGCGATTCTTCCATGGGCGCCATGCTGAAATACGGTTCGGAAGGCGCAAAAATCTTCAATGAAATGTATATTTTGAAGCCAGACCATGCCAAAGCGCACAAAGACGGAGACATCCATATTCACGATTTTGATTTTTACACCCTAACCACCACTTGCTGCCAGATTGATATTCAACGCTTGTTCCAGGGCGGTTTTTCTACCGGCCATGGACAATTGCGGGAACCCAATGACATTTCCAGCTACTCCGCGCTTGCTTGTATCGCCATTCAATCGAACCAAAACGACCAGCATGGCGGTCAGAGCATTCCTAATTTCGACTACGGTTTGGCCGAAGGAGTTCGCAAGACCTTTGTCAAGCGTTACCAAGACAATCTGAGCAAAGCCCTGTTTTTTGAAAGCGCCCAAGAAAATGTTAAGGATCTCGTCGTTGAAGCGGCTCAAACACTTTACGAGCAAGAGCAGTTGCAAATTACCTTAGCCAATGACTGCGGCTATCAAGAAAAAGAGTTTTCCTTGCTGAAAAACGCATTCAACACGGCTTTACTAACTAAAGCGCAGCAGTTCGCTTTTTCGCAGGCTGTCACTGAGACGGACAAAGCTACCTACCAGGCCATGGAAGCCCTGATTCACAACCTTAACACCATGCACAGCCGAGCCGGAGCGCAGGTCCCTTTTAGCTCTATTAACTACGGTACCGATACGTCTCTGGAAGGACGCATGGTAGTCAAAAACATTCTATTAGCTACAGAATCCGGTTTAGGCTGCGGCGAAACACCGATCTTCCCGATCCAGATTTTCAAGATCAAAGAAGGCGTCAGCTATAACCCGGAAGATCCTAATTACGACTTATTTAAATTAGCCTGCCGCGTCAGCGCTAAGCGCCTCTTCCCTAACTTCTCCTTTATCGACGCGCCTTTTAACTCTCAATATTATCAAGAAGGCCGTCCGGAAACAGAGATCGCTTATATGGGCTGCCGCACCCGCGTTATTGGCAACCCCGCCGTTCCTTCTCAGGAAATCGTTTACGGCCGCGGCAATCTCAGCTTTACTTCGATCAATCTGCCTCGTTTAGGCATTCTCAGCCATGGCGACAAAGATCAATTCTACAAACGCTTGGATGAACTCATTGATCTTTGTATCGACCAGCTTTTAGAGCGCTTTGAGATTCAATGCCGCAAAAAAGTGCGCAATTATCCTTTCCTTATGGGCAATGGCATCTGGCTGGATTCGGATAAGCTTTCCGCCGACGATGAAGTACGTGAAGTACTTAAACACGGCACGCTGACCGTAGGCTTTATCGGCCTAGCGGAATGCTTGAAAGCGCTCATCGGTCAGCACCACGGAGAAACGGATGCAGCGCAAGAGGCGGGGCTGCGCATTGTTAGGCATATGCGTCAGCGCATGGACGATGCTTCTAAAAAATATGGCCTGAATTTTTCTCTGATCGCTACGCCTGCCGAAGGACTTTCCGGCCGCTTTGTAGATATGGACCGCAAGCGCTTTGGCAGCGTTCCCGGGGTCACAGACCGCGCCTATTACACCAACTCTTTCCATGTACCGGTCTACTGCCCTATTGGCTCCTATAAAAAAGTTCAGTTGGAAGCGCCGTACCATGAGCTTACCAATGGCGGTCATATTACCTATGTGGAAGTGGACGGCGATCCCCTTAAAAACCTTGACGCCTTTGAATCCATTGTCCGCTGCATGAAAGAAAGCGGCATTGGCTATGGCGCCATCAACCACCCGGTGGATCACGATCCGCTTTGCGGCTATAACGGGATTATCGACGAAGTCTGCCCGCAGTGCGGCCGTTCCGAAGGCGAGTCCGGGTCTTTTGAGCGCATTCGCCGCATTACCGGTTACCTTGTTGGCACCCTGGACCGGTTCAATAACGCCAAACGCGCCGAAGAAAAAGATCGCTATAAGCACCTAGCCATTAGCGAGCAACGTTAACTTCAAGACAATATCTTCCGCCTCTCCGTTATAGGATAATGCCTATGACGGGGAGGCTTTTTTTATAAAAAGTTACCCATTTTCGACGAAAAAAAGGAAAACTTTAACAAGACGCTGAATTATAAAAAAGTTCGTTAAAATCAGACTTCACTTGCAGCAGTCAGCATACATGTTAGAACCTAAGGAGGAGTCCGTTTATGATGCAAAGCAATAGTACTTGCAAGCACGACAACTCTTGCTTCTTAAATAACATTGCCTACGAAGCGCTTCTTAATAAAATAAACGATATCGTTCTTCTCACCCGCCTGGACGGTTCCATCTATTATGCAAACCAAGCAGCCGCTGACGCTTATCAATATTCACCAGAGGAAATGCTAGAGCTGTCGTTGCAACAGCTTTGCGCATCAAACTCTGCTACCTATCTCCAGCATCATCTTGCCGAAGCGAAGGCTTCTGACAAAACGATCCATGTCACACATATACGCAGTGATCGTTCTTGTTTTCTTGCTGAAATTCAGACATCTTGTTTCCCGCTGTTGGAAAAACCCTATTACTTGCATATTGTTCAAGATCTTTCCCACGTTAAGGAACTTGATCAGTCCTTAACTTCCTTCACGATCGAAAATCAGGCCCTTCAGAATGACTTATCCGCCGCCTACGAAGAACTATTAGCTTCTGAGGAAGAATTACGTCAACAACTGGATGAGCTGCTCACACGCGACTATACCATCCAGCAGCAGCAATTTTTGCTGCAATCGCTGCAAAAAAGCATGTTCCAAGTACTGCACCATTTGCAGGAAGAAGACATTTTACAGTACATCCTGAAAGCGGCTGCCTCACTGGTGCAAACAAAGCATGGTTTTATACATAAAACAGATGCCGCAGCCCAAGTACATTTCCAGGCCCACGGCTTAGGCGTCCATGCTTGCTGTGTCGGTGTTTCATTTCCCTGGCAGGAAGGGTTAGCCGGGGAATTAATGCGCCAGAGATGCACCATTGTTGAAAATGACTATACCGCATATCAACTGCGTAATGAGCCGCCCACTGCACTGCGTGCGCGTTTCAATAAGCATCACCTCTCCTATCCTGACATGCATGCTGTGGTGCTAACCCCCTTATGGAACAAGGAAGAAATTATCGGGATCATCGGCCTAAGTCGCTACGAAAGCGAGGGGAGTTTCACGCCCGCCGAAGCGGAAGCGTTGGAACAATTTGCCAGCATGGCATCCCTGGCGCTAAATAATTCTAAACTAATTCACTCTTTAAAAAGAGAAAATTTAGTGCGCCGTCAAGCTGAACAACGCTTGCTGAAAAGCACCCATGAAAACCAAGCTCTTTTTGAAGCTATTCCAGACGCGATCTTCACCGTCGACAAAGACGGGCGGTTTTTACAATATAAAGCCAGCTCTATGGCTTTAGCTCTCCCCTCTGAAACATTTTTAGGAAAAACAGCCCATGAAATTCTCTCACCATCTTTGGCAAAAAAAGCAATGCGCTTTTTACAACAAGCTCTTGCCGTTAAGCGTCTCCAAACTTTTGATTTTGAATGGAATACACAGCATTATGAAGCTCGGCTTGTCCCCATGGAAGCAGATAAAGCGATCGCTATTGTCCGCAACATCACAGAACGCTACGAGTGGGAAAAAAAGCTTCGCCACCAAAGCTTACACGATAGTTTAACTGGGCTTTATAACCGTACTTCCTTTGAAGAAAAAATGCAGCAAATAAGTCAAATTCAGCAAACCGCCGGTTTGCTTGTCTGTGATGTAGACGGTCTAAAACTTTTAAACGATACCTTTGGCCACGCCACCGGCGATCAAGCCTTGCGCCAAGTAGCCGAACTATTGCAAGACGCCTTTCCTGCCGACTCCTTTCTCGCCCGCATTGGCGGCGATGAGTTTGCCGCCGTTTTCAACCAGCCTTCGCAAGATTTTTTCCCTACGGTTTGTACCAAAATCCGCAGCGCCTTAGAAAAACACAATCAGTCTCAGCACCGCTTTCCGGTCAGTCTTTCTTTGGGCTACGCCATCTCCTCCGAAAATCCCCCGGACATGTGCTCTCTCTTCAAGGAAGCGGATACCAATATGTACCGCGAAAAATTGCTCCAAAAGCAAAGCGCTAAAAACGCCATAGTCCAGACTCTGGAGCGCGCCTTAGAAGCAAGGGACTACTTAACTGAAGGCCATGGCAAACGTCTGCATGATTTGATGGAGCAGTTTATTGAGTTTCTAGGCTTGCCGGCTTCCCAACTAGCCGATTTGCGCCTGCTAGCCCATTTTCACGACATCGGCAAGGTAGGCATCCCCGATCATATTCTATTTAAACCCGGTCCTCTCACCGAAGAAGAATGGGCGATTATGAAGCAGCATACGGAAATAGGCTATCGCATGGCCAAGTCCATTCCCGATTTTGAACCGATCGCCGATTGGATCATCAGCCATCATGAGCGCTGGGACGGACACGGTTATCCGCAGGGACTCAAAAAGACAGCCATCCCGCTGCCTTGCCGCATTCTCGCGTTGGTTGACACCTATGACGCCATGACGCATGACCGACCTTATCGCAAGGCGGCTTCCGAGAAGGAAGCCGTGGAAGAACTGCTTCGCTGTTCCGGCAGCCAGTTCGATCCCGAACTGACCCTGCAATTTATTAAAATGCTTAAAAACGAGACGCCTTTTTAGTTCTATTCGCAACAAAAAATAAGGAATAGCAGTCATATAGTGGCTGCCATTCCTTATTTTTCATTTCTTGATGCGTTACGCTAGCCTTGCAATTTTTGCAACAGCCACGCCATATTTTCTCCCAGGTTAGTCATATTCGCTATGCCTTCTTGATCGTCCGCCACTTCCCCAGCCGCATTTCCATACCCCATATTCCAATAGGTCGAGCCCACTAAAAACATTTCCTTACTATGTAAAAAGTGATTCAACGTATCGAAAGCGCTTATAGCGCCACCGCGTCGCGCCGCCACAATGGCAGCGCCCGCTTTGTGCCGCAAAAGCCCCCGATTCGCGGCCAGCACGATACTGGCGCGGTCAATAAAGGCCTTCATTTGCGAGGTAACCCCTGCCGAATAAACTGGCGAGGCCAAAATCAATCCATCTGCCGCTATGATTTTCTCCAAACATGCATTAAATGCGTCATCCTCCATAATACACCGTTTGTTTTGACGCGCAATGCAAGCGCGACAAGCAATACAGCCTTTTACTGGATACTGCGCCAAAGAAATCGTTTCGGTTGCAATACCACGGCGGTTTAGTTCTTTATAGACCGTCTGCAAAAGCAGCTCCGTATTTCCTTGCAGCCGCGGACTGCCGTTTATGCCAATTACCTTCATCAAAGTACCTCCTCTTGCAAACTCATCGCTCTTTTATAGTTCATGAAAGGGTACATTCAGTAACGGATAGCTGCGCCACGATGCATAATCAAAATGCCACCATTCTTCCGGATATACCGTAAACCCTTCGCCTGCCATTAAGAGCCGCAAAAGTTCCCGACGTTCGCGCTGCACAGAGGTTCCTCCAGGATACCACGAATAAGCGCGCAGTGAAAACTCATCATAGCCGCTGCCCATAGCCACGCTCTGTCCGGTCTTTCTGGAATAC is a window from the Anaeromusa acidaminophila DSM 3853 genome containing:
- a CDS encoding flavodoxin family protein, coding for MKVIGINGSPRLQGNTELLLQTVYKELNRRGIATETISLAQYPVKGCIACRACIARQNKRCIMEDDAFNACLEKIIAADGLILASPVYSAGVTSQMKAFIDRASIVLAANRGLLRHKAGAAIVAARRGGAISAFDTLNHFLHSKEMFLVGSTYWNMGYGNAAGEVADDQEGIANMTNLGENMAWLLQKLQG
- a CDS encoding HD domain-containing phosphohydrolase; its protein translation is MMQSNSTCKHDNSCFLNNIAYEALLNKINDIVLLTRLDGSIYYANQAAADAYQYSPEEMLELSLQQLCASNSATYLQHHLAEAKASDKTIHVTHIRSDRSCFLAEIQTSCFPLLEKPYYLHIVQDLSHVKELDQSLTSFTIENQALQNDLSAAYEELLASEEELRQQLDELLTRDYTIQQQQFLLQSLQKSMFQVLHHLQEEDILQYILKAAASLVQTKHGFIHKTDAAAQVHFQAHGLGVHACCVGVSFPWQEGLAGELMRQRCTIVENDYTAYQLRNEPPTALRARFNKHHLSYPDMHAVVLTPLWNKEEIIGIIGLSRYESEGSFTPAEAEALEQFASMASLALNNSKLIHSLKRENLVRRQAEQRLLKSTHENQALFEAIPDAIFTVDKDGRFLQYKASSMALALPSETFLGKTAHEILSPSLAKKAMRFLQQALAVKRLQTFDFEWNTQHYEARLVPMEADKAIAIVRNITERYEWEKKLRHQSLHDSLTGLYNRTSFEEKMQQISQIQQTAGLLVCDVDGLKLLNDTFGHATGDQALRQVAELLQDAFPADSFLARIGGDEFAAVFNQPSQDFFPTVCTKIRSALEKHNQSQHRFPVSLSLGYAISSENPPDMCSLFKEADTNMYREKLLQKQSAKNAIVQTLERALEARDYLTEGHGKRLHDLMEQFIEFLGLPASQLADLRLLAHFHDIGKVGIPDHILFKPGPLTEEEWAIMKQHTEIGYRMAKSIPDFEPIADWIISHHERWDGHGYPQGLKKTAIPLPCRILALVDTYDAMTHDRPYRKAASEKEAVEELLRCSGSQFDPELTLQFIKMLKNETPF